In the Ctenopharyngodon idella isolate HZGC_01 chromosome 4, HZGC01, whole genome shotgun sequence genome, one interval contains:
- the LOC127511522 gene encoding macrophage mannose receptor 1-like has product MQRTALVFLSALLIFWAFPPSTAAGRLRQFYIGPDTMSRTTAEEECRRNYTDLVTVYDQQDNTELVVLMSKHNAPNSWIGAYIGNRSMKWSNGDDVTFNSSLTADCGVTCCAAMKADGGWESVDCTQKKYFMCYEQESYKYSLISEKKNWSEAQLYCRKNYTDLVSIGNDEENTQVKKEGEKSNDPFWIGLLVDSVEWADGGQSAYRNWLSETLSEDNKVYIDLNGKWHKATVGSRRPLCYKSFIHVSTDNRTWEAAVDYCNSHDNTTGLLTIHSQSDQIEIERELKRKNISGPMWVGLRQSRLFGFWIWINRVTVGPWTNWKRGSQPEHLISHHCGAIEEVNGQYKWTDKDCKSELGVLCEGK; this is encoded by the exons ATGCAAAGAACTGCTCTGGTGTTTCTATCTGCCCTGCTCATATTCTGGG CATTTCCTCCTTCAACTGCTGCTGGTCGACTAAGACAATTCTACATAGGACCAGATACAATGAGTAGAACGACTGCTGAGGAAGAATGCAGAAGAAATTACACTGATCTCGTCACAGTTTATGACCAACAGGACAATACGGAACTCGTTGTCTTAATGAGTAAACACAATGCCCCTAATAGCTGGATTGGTGCTTATATAGGAAACCGCAGTATGAAATGGTCAAATGGTGATGATGTCACATTTAACAGTAGTTTAACAGCAGATTGTGGGGTAACATGCTGTGCTGCTATGAAAGCTGATGGAGGATGGGAATCTGTCGATTGCACCCAGAAAAAATACTTCATGTGTTATGaacaag AATCATACAAATACAGTTTAATCAGTGAAAAGAAAAACTGGTCTGAGGCTCAGCTGTACTGCAGAAAGAATTACACTGATTTAGTCTCTATCGGAAATGATGAGGAAAATACTCAGGTGAAGAAGGAAGGAGAAAAGAGTAACGATCCTTTCTGGATCGGCCTGCTGGTGGACAGTGTGGAATGGGCTGATGGAGGACAATCTGCTTACAGAAACTGGTTATCTGAAACGCTCAGTGAGGATAATAAAGTCTACATAGACTTAAATGGGAAATGGCATAAAGCTACAGTTGGTTCACGTCGTCCCCTGTGCTACA AAAGCTTCATTCATGTAAGTACTGATAACAGGACCTGGGAGGCGGCTGTGGATTATTGCAACAGTCATGACAATACAACTGGACTACTGACCATTCATTCTCAGAGTGATCAGATAGAAATAGAGCGAGAGCTAAAAAGAAAGAATATCTCCGGGCCAATGTGGGTGGGGCTTAGACAGAGTCGACTTTTCGGATTCTGGATTTGGATCAACAGGGTTACTGTGGGACCCTGGACCAACTGGAAAAGAGGAAGTCAACCAGAACATCTGATATCCCACCACTGCGGTGCCATAGAGGAGGTGAACGGTCAATACAAATGGACTGATAAGGACTGCAAGTCTGAATTAGGGGTTTTATGTGAGGGGAAGTAA